The Miscanthus floridulus cultivar M001 chromosome 17, ASM1932011v1, whole genome shotgun sequence genome has a window encoding:
- the LOC136517698 gene encoding glycine-rich cell wall structural protein 2-like, producing the protein MAGTKLISLGLIVLMSMGLANAARVARYSSADGSGQGGGGGGGYVNGAGAGSGSGTGLGDSGPNGAHASAGGGGAGGGTSQNGGSAWGVGLGSGSGSSTYSGNGESSSAGGTGGGGGGGKAGGSWDSSAQGSGSGIGSGSSYANRYWNGPSYAGANANGNGGGTGNSQNGGAAGGKGAGSGYGDANP; encoded by the coding sequence ATGGCAGGCACAAAACTAATATCACTAGGGCTCATTGTTCTCATGAGCATGGGATTAGCAAATGCTGCGAGGGTGGCTAGATACTCTAGTGCTGATGGGTCGGGACaaggagggggagggggtggcGGATATGTGAATGGTGCGGGAGCAGGGTCTGGGTCTGGCACCGGATTAGGTGACAGTGGTCCGAATGGTGCCCATGCAAGTGCTGGAGGGGGTGGCGCAGGTGGTGGAACTAGCCAAAATGGTGGGTCTGCATGGGGTGTAGGGTTAGGGTCAGGTTCAGGGAGTAGTACATATAGTGGTAATGGAGAATCTTCCAGTGCTGGTGGTACTGGTGGGGGTGGAGGTGGTGGAAAAGCTGGAGGTTCTTGGGACTCCAGTGCTCAAGGGTCTGGTAGTGGCATCGGATCTGGCTCTAGCTATGCTAACAGGTATTGGAACGGACCAAGTTATGCAGGTGCAAATGCTAATGGCAATGGTGGTGGCACAGGGAACAGCCAAAATGGTGGGGCTGCTGGCGGTAAAGGTGCTGGATCTGGGTATGGCGATGCCAACCCCTGA